A stretch of Aythya fuligula isolate bAytFul2 chromosome 1, bAytFul2.pri, whole genome shotgun sequence DNA encodes these proteins:
- the LOC116501773 gene encoding complement C1q and tumor necrosis factor-related protein 9A-like produces the protein MRSWIILLAIVVSTEEAEKQDVCTQGYPGIPGNPGHNGVPGRDGRDGLKGDKGDTGEAGLPGTPGKDGINGEKGQKGANGTVEEKGNKGDKGERGRPGKLGPKGVIGSVGYKGQKGELGLQGQKGLKGDIGPIGPKGTKGETGQPGRIGMPGPIGPTGNPGPKGNTGDQGPPGNPGVQGERGLKGDRGDKGNIGAPAVLPRSAFSVGLTVATKFPPHSQPIKFDKVLYNSLNDYNPITGKFTCKFSGVYYFTYHITVYSRNVRVALVKNGVKMLHTVDGYQGVEDQASGAAILELQKGDEVWLQAHRGETFNGLFADADDDTTFTGFLLFSTSDMLDPLPSPAA, from the exons ATGAGAAGCTGGATCATACTGCTGGCTATTGTAGTCAGcacagaagaggcagaaaagcagGACGTCTGTACCCAAGGGTATCCTGGCATCCCTGGCAATCCTGGACACAACGGCGTACCAGGTCGTGATGGACGCGATGGCCTGAAAGGCGACAAGGGGGATACAG GTGAAGCAGGACTTCCTGGCACTCCAGGGAAAGATGGcataaatggagaaaaaggcCAAAAAG GAGCCAATGGGACTGTTGAAGAGAAAGGGAACAAAGGAgataaaggagaaagaggacGACCTGGGAAGCTAGGACCAAAAGGAGTTATAGGGTCAGTGGGTTACAAGGGCCAGAAGGGAGAACTGGGTCTTCAAGGACAAAAGGGGTTGAAAGGAGACATTGGGCCTATAGGTCCGAAAGGGACAAAGGGTGAAACCGGCCAGCCTGGAAGAATTGGTATGCCAGGACCAATTGGCCCCACTGGTAATCCAGGTCCTAAAGGTAACACTGGAGATCAGGGGCCACCAGGTAATCCAGGAGTTCAGGGGGAAAGAGGCTTGAAAGGTGACAGAGGAGATAAGGGGAACATAGGTGCCCCAGCAGTCCTGCCAAGGAGCGCTTTCAGTGTCGGCCTTACGGTTGCCACCAAATTTCCTCCTCACAGTCAGCCGATCAAGTTTGACAAGGTGCTGTACAACAGTCTGAACGACTACAACCCAATCACTGGCAAATTCACCTGCAAATTCTCTGGTGTTTACTATTTCACCTACCATATCACCGTCTACTCGAGGAACGTCCGAGTAGCTCTAGTGAAAAATGGGGTCAAGATGTTGCACACTGTGGACGGGTACCAGGGTGTTGAGGACCAGGCGTCGGGAGCTGCCATCCTTGAGCTACAGAAAGGAGACGAGGTGTGGCTTCAGGCTCACCGAGGAGAGACCTTCAACGGGCTGTTTGCAGATGCTGATGATGATACCACCTTCACTGGGTTTCTACTGTTCAGCACCTCAGACATGCTGGACCCATTGCCATCACCCGCAGCGTAA